In the Triticum aestivum cultivar Chinese Spring chromosome 2B, IWGSC CS RefSeq v2.1, whole genome shotgun sequence genome, ATATTTTTAAATGCACACTATTCTAAAATACAGGATGAAAAATTTTAAACACATAGTAACTAAAATTTTATTTGCATCATGAACAATTTCAAATATTTAACCCGGTAAAGAATAAACACCCAGTTTTTCAGCATAAATCGAATTGAAAACTGGAAGAAAAAAATAGTTCAAGGAAGCTCACCACCCATCATGTTAGAGCGAGCTGGACCACTAGGCTTGAGCCTCCAGCATAGCCTCAACTTTATGACGCAAGGAGCGTCATACAAGAAATCTCGCCTAGAGACCTTCTATTTGACGGTCAGTGACGTCAATTAGTTGAGGCCATAACTGAAGCGACATGCAAACAGGCCGACCGAGGCATAGCTGCAGGCGATCACGGATGAGAACAACATCAGCTACGCCTCCTAAATATCAACGACAAACTTCCAGGCGACCCGGTGGGACAACTACAGCACCGGCGCCGCAATTTCATTGTGGACCTCACATCCACCAGCGACGGGCAAGGTGCAGTCTCCTTCGAGAACAAGTAGGGCATGAGAGGCGTCTGGGCCTTGTGTCCCACGTGGTTCGTTCTGTAttccatgttctactcttcctcgcggGATACCGGAGCTTCACTTCATCGGTCTTATATATGGCCGGTGCTCATGGAGACAACGGATGGAGGAGGCGGTCCCAGGAAGGGAACAACAAGGGCTTGGACGCCGACCACCGCCATAAGATTGGTTTAGGGTTGGAACGGCTTTTCTTCTTCTAAATGTCTGAAATGTAATAAAAATACGTTGTGTTTGCATGAATCTTTTTTGATTTATGAAATCCCGGCCGGTTTACATAAATTTCGTCCGCTTAATTCTAACACTGGTTGAAATGTATGTGGACATCGTTGAATGATGGCCTCCGGCATCAGTGTCCGTGGACTAGTCTCTCCGTCCACGGAATGATGCGGGATCAAATTTGCGAGTGaatattggagatgcccttagatccCTTCAAATAAAGTGCTCATATCAATTTGGACCTCTTTAACCAAAAGATCATGTATATTATGTGAATCCTGAATTCGGAGTCAAAGTGCGTTTGATGATCCTCACTGGGAGGCCGCCGCTGATGGACGCCGTGAGCCCCGGCACAAACGTCGGCGCCCAGCCACTACGGCCATGCTCTCCAACCACCTCCACGTCGAACGCCTTCATCACGGCCACGCCGACCGCCTTCATCTCAGTTATGGCGAGCTCCTTGCCGAGGCACACACGGAGGCCGGCCTGGAACACCGGGTACTTGTACAGGTTCGCCGGCGCGAACGAGCCGCCAGGTCCAGTGAGCCACCGGTCGGGGCGGAACGCCTCGTAGTCGGCGCCCCAGATGCTGGGCATGCGTCCCATGGCGTACGGGTGGTACATCACGCGTGACTCAGCCTCCACGTAGGTGCCGTCCGGGAGCACGTCCGCGGCAGCGCAGAACTTGGAGTCGAACTGCACCGGCGGGAACAGCCGCATGTTCTCGAACAGCACCGCGTGGGTATACTGCAGGCTCATCAGGTGCTCGTAGGTGGATGGCCTGTCGCTGCCGGCCTCCGCGCGAATGGCGGCCGCGACCTCAGGGTTCTTGTGCAAGTGGATGAAGAGCGTTGTAAGCGCCGAGGCAACCGTATCCCGCCCGGCGAGGAGGAAGCTAACCACGATGTCGCGGAGATACTTGTCGTCCATGGCGACGTCCGAGGCCATGAAGCGGGACAGGAGGTCGTGGGTGTTGTCGAAACCCAGAGTCCGCCGCTGCAGAATCATGGCGGACGCGAGGTCGTCGACGAGCTTGATGGCCTTCTTAAGCTCCCTTTCGGACCCAATGTTGAGCATCCGCTTCATCTTCCACACCAACGGTGAGGCCGCGGCGCCCCGCATGGCGCAGTGCCGCGAGGCGGTGTCAAACGCATTGGCTAGGTCGGACATGGGCATGTCGAGGTCGAGGCAGCCCGGATCGAGCCCGAAAGAGATCTTGCAGACGGTGTCGAAGGCGAACCGCCGGAACACGTCCTGGAGGTCGACCACCTTGCCCTTGTCGGCGGCGTCGGCCAGGACCGGCAGGAGGCGGGCCTCCACCTCCTGGGCGACGATCTTGTAGGCGTAGGAGCGCACGGTGACGCTGCCGAGCTGGAGGCTGGCCATCTTGCGCTGGTGGCGCCAGGCGTCGCCGTCGACGTTGAAGATGCCGGCGCCGAGGAGGTCGCCGAGGAGCGCGGCGAAGCGCTTGCCCTTGGGGAAGTTGTCGAAGCGGGTCTTGAGCATGTACTCGACGTTGGCCGGGTTGGCGGTGACGGTGCAGCCGAGGACGTGGAATTGGACGGTGCCCGTCGGCGACTCGCGCAGCAGATGCGCGTACCAGTCGGCGAGGTTGGTGAAGTCCTTGGCCCACGACCCCGTGAGGTAAGCCCGGCACACGTGACAGCCGCACCAGGGGTTGGGCCACCGGCGGACGAGCAGGAGCACCGCGGCGAGCGCCACCGAGAAGATGGACAGGCTGAAGAAGGCCAGTCCCGCGCACCGCGCGCCCCATGACAGCTCCATGGAGTCATCCATTAATCTTCGATGAGTTCCTGATCACTAGTCGAGGAGACGATCGATGTGAGCTTGGTGTGGGGAGAGTCAAGGAAGCTGCCTCTGTCTATATACTCCCATCCCATGGAGTTGGCCGCACATGGAGCAGGATGGACGGGGGAAGAAGAAGCACATGGAGTACGTGCGCGAATGCTTTGAACATACCGGGGTCTTAACGACAGTTGGGCCCGTTCCTTTTTTTCGATTTAAGGAGCTGTTGGCTCCACATTTTTCATTTCAAAAGTGTCGGGCCTGTGTGTGCATGAATGATCAACCATGCTTTTATTAGagaaaattactccctccgtcccataatgtaaaacgtttttggcactagtttagtgtaaaaaaacgtcttacattatgagatggagggagtagtaaattgcTAAACTTGATCTGATGGTCGCCCGAAAAAGAATTGCAGTCTTGCTTCCGTGCGGTGGAATTATACGTCTACTACCCTATGCAGCGCCTCCTTCGGACCATAGTAAATTAGCAGTTGATCTCCACTTTTCGGAAGTACTTAGACTTTGTCGAAAGTACCGTTCTGAGCTAGCTCAAATGAGCTCGAAtgacagtaaaataaaaaaaggaaaagtaaaattttctcaaTATTTTTTGGGTAAACTTTGACAAATATTTCAAGTGTTTGCAAATTTTCATCATGAGCCACATTCGTGAAATACGTGGTAAAAAAAAACCAGTACTTCAAAATGCTTTAAGTAGCAATTGTGAGCATTGATTTTGTTTTCTTGGGACAAACTGGAAAGGCAAGGCCCGACATGAAACAGCTTAATTTCCTTTTCTTGCGCTGTGGTCATGGGCGGGCATCCGTCCCATGATTTAATGGTTACATATCGCTGCCGGTGCGGCTGGCCACACGTCAATTCCATTTCATGAGCAAAATGTCAACTCCACATCGGTCGTCTCCCCCGACGGACACCCCACCCAAGGCTGGCACGTCGTCGTAGACCCTGTTGCCGCCACACACAACACAGCGCCGCTGATATAATTAGCAGGGACATGCATCCGTACATAGCTCCATCGTGGATCCATGGCAACCGCTCACGCTCAAGCTCTCTTCGCTCTGACCTAACGCGCACGTTCACGGAGTTCCATCGGGGGGATCCCAAGAGCAACCGCTAGCTGCATACACGGGCCCTCGCGTCGTCCTCCCGAGGGCGACTCGGGGGGCGACTAGGGTTtcccccgcgccgccacccccttCAATCCCAGTCCCTCCTCGCCGCCACCTGAGGGGATCGACGGACAAGCCTGGTGGGTCGTTGATGAAGGTGGCGGTGAGGTGTTGCGTTGCTTCGTGCCCTCGCGAAGGACCTggaagccggggcggcggccccggatggcgaggcgacgctgccTCCACGACTGGCAGCGCCCGCAGGAGGTGGTGGCCGGCATCCTCGGCTGCCCGGGCAGCGAGGATACGGCGGACGGTCGCGGCGCGGAGTTCTTCTGCCCCAGATCTGAAGGTCAGGCGCCCTCCTCCCCTGCTCTCTCATCCCCTCCGATCGTGCCCTTCTGTGACTCTGGTCGCCAGATCCGGTGCAGGCGGGGTGCGGGTGCTCAGGTTCGagtccgggggaaacccttggccggtCCTTCGGCCACGACGGCGACAACGCGTGTGCGCGTCATTTCTTCCTTGGAGGCGCTGTTGAGGGCTCTCCTCTGCACCCCCGTCCCAGACTCCGGGTGAAAACCCAAAACCCGTCTCGGGTTGGTCGGCGGCGGCGTCTAGCGCGTCGCGCCCTTGTTGGAGGCGCCGCCTGGGGTGTCTGGTTCTTCGGGAGAGGGTCCATGTGGTTGGTGGGCGTCCGTCGGCTGCGAGGCCAAGTTTGCGATTTTTGTGGAGGGTGCTCATTCCTGCAAGAGTCCTTCTTGCAGCCATGGAACGGGACCTGGTGCTTCTATGCTCCGCCTCTTGGCCTCTGCAGCTTTCTTCTTCGGCGACCTCCCGACGGCTATCCTTCTGCTCCTGGTTTGTTCGGGAGAGGTGGCAGTGCAGCTGTGGTGTGTGCCAGCGGCGTGACGAGGGTTGTGCACCTGTCTGCGATGGGAATCCGGCTGGCGTCTGCTCTAGTTCTCGGGTGAGCGCCAACGATCCGACGGTGCGGCGCCTTCGAGCCTAGGCGAGAGGAAAGGGTTCCTCTTCGGCGTTGGGAGCGATGTTCTTCCCTTGTCCCTGGGTTCAGATAGTTCACACCTTTCTCTGGCTATCGGCTGATCATTGAAGCTTCTCTGCTGCTCCTCTCTCTGCTGACTATGTGCAGTAGGCTTCGACTCTACTAGCAGGGCTCGTCATGTATTTTTCTTTCTGCTGTAGTGTGTGTTGCATTATTAGCTGTTCACTAAGCTTCATTGTATCTTTCGGTCGCTTTGATTGGTGGCCttgtgtaatcctggccggttgatggcttcgtTAATTTAAAGCCGGGCTCcccttgagccttcgttctaaaaaaaagttCCATCGTGGATCCATGGGAGGGATACATACGCCGGGGATCGTGACATTCCGCTCAAGTGCGATGCATTCGATCCTTAATAAGAAGTGCGATGTGTTGGGAAAAAAATGTCAAGACCAACTCTAACGCACGACCGCATCTAGTCCGTCCGTATCCGTTTGGATAGAAACGGACAAATGTGACGGCCCAAAGCGCGAGCTTGGGAGCAAATTCTGTTCGGCTCAACCCAATTGTGATGCAAATTTAGGCCGAATTTGCGTCCAAGCTAATATAGAATGGGCGTGCACGCGTGTCTCATCATCCGCCCTCGGGGCCCACATGTTGGCAATGCAACTGCTTCCCACCAACTCCATTTATTCCGCACGCGTGAAAGGGCCCGCATGTCGGCCACCCAATCAACCCGACGTGTCCTTTTTAATGGCAACCCATCGACTGGTCAGTCCACTTCCACGACCGCGACCTTACACACTCTTCCCTGCCCCCTCCCCCACTCGTCCGACACGCTCTAGTCCGCGTCGCCCTCATTTCGATGGCCGCTGCCTAGCCATGGGGATGTGGAAGCAGATCCCTGCCAAGCCGGGAAAGCACAACCGTGAAGCGGGGGTCAATCTTCTAGGCCGGTCGCCATCGCTGGTCTCCATTTTGCCGCCCGTCGTTGCGCCGCGGATCCGCCCGTACGTCAAGGTGGAGGCCGATGTGCCAACACTATACTGGGACACGGCCACCCCACTGCCATGGCCCGACACGCATCTTCCGAACGGCCGGCATCTCAGCCCAGATCAGGTGCCAGTGCCGATCATCCCGTCGAGTGGCCGCGCCCGTCTGCTGGAGATCAAGAGCCACATGGCCTAGCTGCCTCCGGACCTCGTCGACAACCTAGGTAAGCTGTGGACTTCCTGGTTTCGGAACGAGCACGACCTGTGGCGGCAGACGTTCACCCTGGGAGAAAACTTGTTGCGTACTCCTACTCTAGGGAGCCCAACAAGAGTGTTTGCACCGTAATCAGCTCATTTTCTAGCGCACTTGCTGGGAAGGTGTATTTCTTGCAATAGGTTATGTATCACCTTTATTATTTTCCTTATTTTATTTCTTGTCTAGTTGTAGTTTTTTTATCTTTATTAATGTGTTGAGTTTTGCAAAGTTATTAAGAACTATAAAGAGATTTATAATTTCAGCAAGTGGTTACTTTTCTCGTATATTTTCTCCTACTAGAATGAGTTCAAAGAAGGTTACATTAGGTGATAGAGACATGATAGGAAGAGAGAATATAGAATGGCTTCCTTTCTTGTATTGGGTCCTTGTTTTTTCTTCATGACAAGACTATATTGGAAAATTCTACAAGTTATGAACAAGTTCTTATCATGGTAGTTGAGGAACGTGAGGCAAAGTTTATAAACCTGAATCCATATAAGCAACAAATGGTCTTACAACTTAATGATATGGAGGATGGTAATATGAGAGACTTTGTCTTAGAAGCTTTAACTAGGAAATTTGGTGGAGAAGCTAGAGGTCATGATCAGGACTGGGTGGTACGCTAGAGAAGGAGCATCACTAGCTGGCGATGAAGATGAGATGAGCTTAGGCGGCAACGTGATCCACCCCGTGTGCTGCTCCTCAACGCCGGCGGACACGCTAGATGGGGGCAGGGACAGACCTCAGCGATGGAACACCCCATGCCACGGCGGCGAACTACGATGCGGTGGCGTCGACCCCAAGGGCTAGAGGTACGACGTTGCGGGAGGAAGCTCATTATGAAGCCAGATGTCTATGATAGGGGAGCTTGGCGACAGAGAGAAATGGAGATTTGCGGCTGTCGCTTCGCTTGGTCGGTCGGAGTGTGGGGAAGGAGGATGAATTGACGTGTGAACATCCTATATGAGTGGATCGAAATTGCTGTGCAGAC is a window encoding:
- the LOC123042553 gene encoding cytochrome P450 94C1-like, whose translation is MDDSMELSWGARCAGLAFFSLSIFSVALAAVLLLVRRWPNPWCGCHVCRAYLTGSWAKDFTNLADWYAHLLRESPTGTVQFHVLGCTVTANPANVEYMLKTRFDNFPKGKRFAALLGDLLGAGIFNVDGDAWRHQRKMASLQLGSVTVRSYAYKIVAQEVEARLLPVLADAADKGKVVDLQDVFRRFAFDTVCKISFGLDPGCLDLDMPMSDLANAFDTASRHCAMRGAAASPLVWKMKRMLNIGSERELKKAIKLVDDLASAMILQRRTLGFDNTHDLLSRFMASDVAMDDKYLRDIVVSFLLAGRDTVASALTTLFIHLHKNPEVAAAIRAEAGSDRPSTYEHLMSLQYTHAVLFENMRLFPPVQFDSKFCAAADVLPDGTYVEAESRVMYHPYAMGRMPSIWGADYEAFRPDRWLTGPGGSFAPANLYKYPVFQAGLRVCLGKELAITEMKAVGVAVMKAFDVEVVGEHGRSGWAPTFVPGLTASISGGLPVRIIKRTLTPNSGFT